The genomic segment ctCCTCCTTTATCCAGGTAATCACTTTTCAATGGTCTTATCCACTCTGTCTGTCTCTGGTGGCCTGATCTAACATAAGCTGTATTTGTCAAACTGAACACTTGATCTGCCCAGGCATCAGCTGAAGGTGAGGTCTCAGGAGGCAGAGAATCTCAACTGGGATTTTTGTGAGGAAAAATTTATTAGCCAGTGGCTTTGCAGTTGCTTTTTCCAGGGTAATCCCAAGATTAATGTCACGTCGTTCTAAACCTGAATAACTTAATTtattctgcaaaacacaaaataagatattcttAAGACTGTttgaactgtttttgtccatacaatgtagTTAGTGGACCCAAGACATCATTGGACCCCATTTACATTTACCTTCATGATAATgaagatggtagggtcagaatttggcgtaaataACATGAAAGcctggatccatcctgccttgtctcaatggttcaagctggtggtggtggtttaatggtgtgggggatatgttcttggcacactttgggccctttAGTACCAATTGAGCTTCATTTAAATActacagcctacctgagtattgttccTGACCATGTCCATCGCTTTATGaatacagtgtacccatcttctgatggctacttccagcaggataatgcaccatgtcacaaatctcaaatcatctcagactggttttctgaacatgacaatgagttcactttactcaaatggcctccaaagtcaccagatctcaatccaatagagcagctttgggatgtggtggaatgggagatttgcatcatggatgtgcagccgacaaatctgcagcatcTACGTGaagctatcatgtcaatatggaccaaaatctctgaggaatgtttccaacactttgttaaatctatgccatgaagaactaaggcagttctgaaggccttttgggtgaactaaccatttaaacataacattacatttgcACTTACAATGTtacttttcagtgttttattgaaaatatgaaTAACCAATAATTTGCCACAGAAACCATGTCATTAAATTACAAGCTTATTTGTCCAACTCCTCCATGGCTCTGCAGTAACCATGTTCAGCCAGTAGAGGGGATTGGCACTCTAGATGGTTGAGAATGTTTGGCAGGCATTCTCCTTTCCTCATACACAGTACCTTGCCTGTTTGAATAGACCTGTCCCTATTCTATCCACTCCAGACAGCCCTTGTTAAGTCTTTTCTGTCAAGTCTTCAATCATTTgttattttggtcaaataaacgGAATATGTGCTGTAGTAACAGAACTGGAACAAGTGATGTAAGCATAAACAGTGTCTCAAGTTTAAACAGATTGGTTTTCCACTTCCTTAATTGACTAATGCCTTTAAAGGAGTGCTGATGTGGGAGTCGAAGACTTGGACCTGTGGACGGAAGGAATCTGTTGTTGTAAACTCAATTTCATCACTAAGATTCTGTATACTCGAGGAGGTCCCATTAAGACCAAATGCTGCATCTTGTTCTCAAAACAGTCAATGTCTAATTGTTTGCCTGGAAATGTGACTTAGGAATCTGATCTCTTTCCTTTGACCTGTATAGTTGTTCTACCACTCATAAAATACAGAGGTAAACAGACTCTGTTACTTTAATCATTGATTGGTCACTTAATAAGGCATGTGTATGCTGCAAGAACCACAAAAGAGTGCAACACTTCCTGCATTTCCTTTTTGCCCTGTTCACACACTCCTGGATGCCATGTTAGGATTGGCCCTTGGTGTTTTAACAGCTGATTGGCTCTCTAGACCCAACAGAAACTGTTGAGATCGAGTGCAGAGGCGGAGTTTTTAAGTGCTCAAAGATGTATCAGGCTTTGAAACACTAATTTGCCATCAAGACCCTTCTCTTTCCTTGACTACTCAAGCACAGTTTCACATGCTAAGCCATTAGTTGGCGAGCAAATGTGATGTAACAATGAGGTAATGTGAAGACTATGCATGTGTATTCCTTAAATCCAACCACAACCGTTTTTATAatcatatcctttttttttttttttttttttttttttcatattccagTGAAGTATGTATTTGGATACAGATCAACATTGTTTTCTTTGAAAACTTTGTTGTGATTAGTTAAATACCCTTTTATAAAAAATTTGCTTCAAATTTGACTTTATTTGTTGCCTGTGTTCTTCTGCCATTACAACACATTATATATCAAGCTCACATGCCTTTATATAATCCGATGGATAAAAGATTAATCCATCCACCATTTCTTTAGCAAACTCTAATCCGCagcatatatataatacaattatatttttttattggtccttttatccaaagggactaaGTAAAGTTGGACCCCAATTTTCTACAGTTGGGTTTAAGTTTTATTGGAGTCGACCAGATGTACCTTTTTTGATCAAGGGATTCCGCCTTGAGTTGAACCTCTGAATCTCCCAATTTGGCCCTCCTCCTAAAACCCACCCTCTCATCTAAAATCAGTCAACCCCCTCATTTCCAATGCAGCAAGACCACAGACAACTGCAGCTTGAGGGATTATGACTTTGTTTTCAATCCAAAATCACTAAAAGTGTAAAAAGCAACTTAGTCTTAGACTCGACAGCATCTATGCCTGTTGCAATTGGCAGGTGACGCACAAAAAGGGCTACATATGGTGCCTCTCCCCTTTTTTTTATCCCAAGAGTGTTGGCGGCCCCGGTGAATGCAAAGCTGTCCAGTCGCCCCAGCGGATCTGGCCCCATGTGGATCAAATCAGAATTATCCACTAATTGACTATTTACTGGGCTCCAGAAAGGCCATAATGGACTTGATATTAAATCTCCTCAAAGTATTTAAAGTGTACTTCTGAGTGCTCCTTCGAAGAACCAATTCCAACGTTTTACAAAAAGGAGTGACTTGAGCTGCTGGGTCAGAGAGTTGCCTTGCCAAGGTGGCTCTCAGATGGGATTTAGGGATGACAGTGGGAAGCTGCAAGTGGAGGGCAAGGGAGATCTCCTCCAATGAGTTCCAGATGCCCCCCAGTCCCAATTTAGATAGACACTACAAGCTGGAGTATTCTGTGTGACGCTTAAATCTGGCTCTGTTTTAATGGAGATAGACAGCTTTTTATGTGGAAAGTTAAATCGCATGAATCTTAGAGGTCTAGTTTGTCTTTTTATGTGCTACCAAAGCTTTggttttaaaaaagaagaaaaaaaaaggccggCTAAGTTTTGATCAGATGACAATGAGGACTCTTTTTAAGTGATCCTAGATTTATCCGATAGGATTTGGTAAGGGAGAGTGTTTCagtttttaaaagcatattaaagTACCATATGACACTTCCTGTACTTGAACCCAGTGAAAAACAGAACAGCACTCAATTGAAGTTATGTATGATACAATGACTATTTATTTCATGCTCATGTGTCCTGTTACTCTACTGGTTCTTTATGGGTTTTATTCTTGGACTGTGTAACACTCAtgtaaatcaaaatgtttttttggagCATTTCAAAGAGCCAGAGTCTGAAGCTCTAATTTCCTCCCTTACCCTTAGATCTTCTTGGTTTCATCAGCAATCTAGTTCCTCTCCACAATCTAACCTGGGACCCATTCAAAGGAATCAACTGCATTTCCCATTTTTTACTTGTTTGTAGTTAATTAAAGTCACAAAAATCACATCACCTAGCACTTCTGTTCATCAGTTAATCAGAATGAAAATAGTTTAGCAGATACTCTCATCCAAAAAGTCCTTTAGTTTTAATCTGAAAACATTATAACCTGtttaacacacttttttttttttttggctggtagctgattttctaaatgtattctATTGTATCTATTAgttaattattacaaaaattattttagtcaGAGTTTATTACATCCATTAAAACCACAATTTTACATATCACATTTTTAGCATCTACTACATTCAGGGTTGAAATTTGAGTGTTTTCTATAGAtcattatttcatatttcttGGTTATGTTAATTAACTATCCTAAATTTGCCTTCCGCAGTCCGTTCAAAAAGAAGGCCTTGGAAACAATGCTACACAATGAACTCATCATGGGAAATTAAGAAAAAGGTACAGTTTATTCAACGTGTGGAAAAATCTGAAATACCTATGCATATAATTAGTCGCATGCTGAATTAACTGTCTTTTTGTCGGTTTTCCCAATTTAATGATGTAGTGCGAGTACATTCACCACTATGCTACCCTTAACACATCCTGTTTTCGTTAATTAGAACCGCAGTGCTTACCAGTGATACCACATTCTCTTTGAGTCTGTTTTACATTGTTGACCTCTTAAGGATTTTCCAACCCAGCCAGTTGAGTTTTGGACTTCAGATGAGTTCTCTGTTCTTCTTTATTCCTCTCTTAATGATCACTTTTAAAGCTTCCATCTGGTTGCAAGGAATTCTCTGATGTCACATTGCACTGATTGAACAAATTTGGACAATGATTTGGTGCCAGACTCACAAGTCAAACATTTCTCTTCTAACACATATTGTTCAGCTTGCCCAACACTCCATTTACAGACACCGTCCAACAGAAATGGAGGGAAAGAATCGGAGCCAATCCAAGCCCACTTTAATCTAAGATGTAAgtctagtttgtttgtttgtttgtttgttttttgtcacaAATatcatttgattatttgattatgGTAGAGGTTCAagtgttttaatatataatagCTTCATTGTTGTGATTGCATTACAAAGATGTATTAGCAATTGCATAGCATCAGTACATTAGCAAttccatttaaatgtaatataaaaacttTTTGTTTAAAACTTTATTGCGTTAATAGGAAATAATAAGGATCTCTTAACACCCAGAAAATAACTCCAACCCATCTTGGGCTTGGCACGGGTTTGACACACTAACATTTGAAGAGGAAGATGGCTGCTGTTTAGGTTAACTAACAACTAAACTTCTCAATATAATCCAGACAGAGCACAATTTCAAttggcacacacacattttgtgctTCATACAAAAAGTCAGCACTGAAAAGGTTCaacttaaaaggacagttcacccaaaaatgacattttgtcattgtttgcTTGCCCTCATGGCATTGCAAACTTTTATGATCAACTTTCAtcctcaaataatattttttttatttttgactgtGCTATCCCTTTAATTCTAACAATAGTGCATTAGGTACGTGTTTGTGCTTGGCTTCACTACCCGCACATGAACTGCAACTCTAGTCAtatcttaaatttaaataaatacacagtgCCACAAATTGTGGGCTTCCAATACTATTAGGCTAAATAGATTTATGGGTTTTGCTTTACAATTTCGTATCATTGTTCTACGTAAAAATAATCTCATTGCAGTTGTTGTTCAGAGAGAGTTTGTTGCTCTTAGCTGAAGAGGAATACAGTTGAAGATGGTGCTGTGGGCCACTCTTTAACTGTCAGTCCAGTGTGGCCCAACACTGCAGAGCCCCGTTTGGTATTGATAGGTTGGTTCTCGTGTTGAAGTGGGGCTGTGGGTCAGATAACCAGCGAAATCCCTTTGTGAACGTAACGGCGATCCCGGCTTCCTATGAAACAGCGAGGAATGTGCTGTATCACAGGGGGCAGGGACAGAGGGGGAGGAAGAAGCTGAAGATGGTGTTGGTGGCAACACCCGCTGTGTGGTAAATGTGACTAGGTCGGGAGGTGCTGGATGTGGATGCTGCATGGACGGTGAGTGGTGGGGAACCACAGAGGGAACGGAGACTGTGCTGTTGAAGTGGGCAGGAAAGGGCTGGTAAGACATAGCCTCCACAGTTTGCATGCTGTAACGAGGATACGGCTGCACTGACGCCCACATATTGCAGTTCAAGGAGGGGGCCGGGAGATCATCGGCACCCACTGTGCCACCTGCCTCTCCCTCCATTCCTCCATACATACATGTCTCTCTAGAGCCCAACGCCTCGCTGCAGTATGGGTGGGACAGCAGGGGTGGATCGTAGGATGGAGCGGAGCGGAAATAGTGCTCATCTGTAACTGCAGATGCTGATTCAAGATAGGGTCGTTTGCATCCCAGTTCCAAATGCCTTGTGTTgtctaaaagaaaatataatgaatacaCATGCatcgtttttattaatttttttaaatctcaaaatgCTTCATAAACAAATGCAGCTAATCATAAATTTTTGTCAGGACTAGAGCTACACCCATGCCAAtaatcttattatattatattatattatattatattatattatattatattatattatattatattatattatattatattattaaaaactaatgcTATGATGCATAAATTTAcctgtagcatttaaaatgattgaatttaatcattttaaatgcaacaaTTGAATTTAGGCAACAGTACTATAATGTAGAGTATAAGAACTGTGaatttattttgagattaattAAAGATTACATTTTGCTATCAATCAGAATTTTAAGTGAATGTTAGATAAATACaaaggaaatgtaaatgtaaaaatacaggaTATGAGCAAAActgatatcaaatatataaaaactgactgactatgactataactgactGATTTAACTGACTACTAAAAATCATGCATCTCTAGTCAGGATTAagcgattttaatttttttggcaatTAAGGTCGTTGCCACAGCTGTGTACCTCTGTGCTTGAAGCAGTGGTAAAGAAGGCTGGATTCCCGTCTAGATGGGAAGGAGTTAGAGAGAGCTTCCTGGGAATCTGAGTGAGAGACGCCACTGTCATACTGATAGTGTGAAACCCCCTGCGGGTGGCTGCTCACCACACCTGCACCCAGTTTTCCTGACAGATGGCCGTGTGATGAGATAAGCCGCTGCCGGACCATGTTTTTAGAAATCACAGGGTAATCTTTCCTAGGAAAGGGGGCACCTTGGTCAGTAAGATATTTATTTGGTACATTATTGagcatattttaaattataatcttACCCTTGAAATCTAGACACACGCAAATCACCCTCATCGCTGCCACGGAAACCTTTGGCAAAAGGATTGTTCTCAATTTTTAACTGGGtgatctataaaaaataaaaataaaacatgttagtaattgcagtgcattttaaaaataactgcagGTGTAAGTAATAGTTTGCAATAGTATTATGGGCAGGTTTCTGTTGGTACCTTATGGTTCTGATAGGATGTCACAGAGATGAAAGCTGTCTCATGGAAGACGTGAGTGCAGTAGGCCGTGTTCTTGGAGCCAAAGGCATTGTTCTCATCAGCCTTCACAATGTGTAACCTGGGCTGGTATTTGTGCATTGAGTTCAAGATGATCTGATAATAGAAATTCGGATAGAATATTAAAAACAGaccttttcttcttttatttcatATGCATGTACATTTTCATGCAATTGATATACAATTGCATTATTAACAGACTGAGAGCACTGGACGCATGAACAACTTAAGATGTGTACATTATGTTAATGAATCTATATAATTCATGAGAAATCATTAGGTTTGGTGTATGGGTTGGGGTTAGGACTTtagaaaaaaggaaaatataactatacaaatatatatgataaatatttgttttaaaatgtaattatttcagtgtactgtatataaagtatatattcaaGGATTATGAATATTTACAGAGGAACTTATCtatttttaccatttttaaaatgtattttgtaatttattcctgtgagggcaacgctggattttcagcagccattactccagtcttcagtgtcacatgatccctcagaaatcattctaaaatgctcaaggtatttttaatttttttttcatcattcctacagcacatttttaatttaaaaatttacatttctaaatatttgaATACATAAATACCTATATGTATGATCCTCTTACACCCATATTGTAAGTTTTTGggaatattaaaatgtacaaaactgtATGTTGAACACTAATGAGGCTGTTCATGTACATTATATGTTAAAATGACATTATCAATAAATATGTCAAGAGGTTTTAATGTTGTATGCAAGTAATCCAATTGGATCTTTTGTGTATCTGTGTTTGATCATAGAGTTCTAGCACCAGTCTGCTCAGTGCGTCCATGTGTTTGGTGTTCAGTGAAGCGTTTAGCTAGGGTCATCCCCAACACAGTTTTGTCAGGGCCAATAAGCATCAAGGCCTTTCCCTTTGTTATGTCGACTCTCAGACAGAGAGTGAGGCAGCTCTCGTAGCTGCACTTTTTTAAGAGGAGTTGGGAGCACTAGTGCACAGAGGGCAACCTCAGGTCAATCCCCCCATCTCAGACACAGACGGTAGCCCAAGCAAAATGAATGGTTTGAGTGCTTCATTGGGTGAATGCAGACACATGTGACCTTTGCCTGGTTGGCTGGCTAGCGTCTTGAGGTAATACCATGTGATACGAGCTGCACTGTTGATTCAGATACACGGATGCGTGCTGTCCAAGTATATTAATCAAGAACCCTTTTCAGATCAATGCAGACTCCGGGCTGGCCCTTGCCTTTCATCTCAAAGTTTTCCTTTAATCTAAGATCTATTTTGGGGAATAAAAGTTGTGTCATGTGACCTTAAAGCTAGATGTTCCTGCACCCAAAAACATTCCTGCAAGATCAGTCCACAGAGAGCTTATAAATATCTTTGGGTGTTGGATGTCTGTGTGATCAGTGGCCTAGCAAAGGAAATCGAAGCATGGTGTAGTGGAAATGCCAATAAATCCAGAAATAttggttagttttttttaaatgtattggccaatattgtatatacagtattcataacattaaaaataattatcaccaGCACAAAATTATGATATCTGGGACTCCTAGATTTTGCGTTTGTTTTGACTTGTTTTGACTTGGGACTTGTGTGGCGTGCACTAGCATGGCTACAGTGGCGGCCAGTATTGGGGCTTTCCACCAGCCTTGGTGTCCCTGCTGCTTTGGGCGTCAGTAGAGCTTAGCAACCTCTTTCCGAGCTCATTACTCGCCCTTATCACTTCCTAGGCGTTCAACTAATACTGACAGGCCAACTTTGTGCCGTTCTGACAGGTTATGAACCTAATGAGTTTGCTTCTGATGTTATTGCATCAGACAAGCTAGGTCCACTGGCTCATTTGGGCAGCGCTGCCATGGTCAGACTCCTCACCTCTGCTCCACtgtctctcttctcctctctcctaCTTTCTTAAGATGACCCTTACCACAGCTCTCACATGAGGTGTATTCATTCAGAACTGAACGGGACGCAGAATTGTAATTCCAATTGAATAATCCAATTGAGTACTTTTTAGCAACGGAACAAAATGTCTGTCCAAATAGACTTAAACATGTTTGTTTGACAGCTTTGCTTGAAAATTTTATTccaatttaatttcagtttaaagaaaaaaataaaataaatttgagcTTAAGCATGCATTCAAATCTGCCTCCATACAATCTACAACTGACAGTGGAAACCAAGCCCCCACCATacacttctttctttttttggttaaTATGTTTCACTTGGATGATTGTCACAATACCAAACAACAGATCGGTTGCTATGTCCACTACATTTTGTGTCCAACCTAGTCCACCTTGTAGCTCTCTCTCATTTACCCACTGTCTCATCAAATCCAAAGTATTAAAGTCAAAGCTCAGATTTTTCAAAAATAGTTTGTTTATGGCCACTCACATGCCCGAATGGATCAAGGTGGTTGTTTGTGAGCTTCAGCTTTTGAAAGGAGACCAGCTGTCTCATCCAATGGGCCCCTGTTGCAGGAGAGTCTGGGTGGACGTAGAGTCTTCCAGGCATGGCAGGCTCTGCTTTTCCTGCCACCATCCTATGCAAAAGAAcataag from the Carassius gibelio isolate Cgi1373 ecotype wild population from Czech Republic chromosome A15, carGib1.2-hapl.c, whole genome shotgun sequence genome contains:
- the LOC128029238 gene encoding T-box transcription factor TBX4-like, encoding MLQEKASAVADEGMTVAQSGGRPELASDSSHLGLPTTPSIPQYNEPDQNIENIKVVLHDRELWKKFHEAGTEMIITKAGRRMFPSYKVKVTGMNPKTKYILLTDIVPADDHRYKFCDNKWMVAGKAEPAMPGRLYVHPDSPATGAHWMRQLVSFQKLKLTNNHLDPFGHIILNSMHKYQPRLHIVKADENNAFGSKNTAYCTHVFHETAFISVTSYQNHKITQLKIENNPFAKGFRGSDEGDLRVSRFQGKDYPVISKNMVRQRLISSHGHLSGKLGAGVVSSHPQGVSHYQYDSGVSHSDSQEALSNSFPSRRESSLLYHCFKHRDNTRHLELGCKRPYLESASAVTDEHYFRSAPSYDPPLLSHPYCSEALGSRETCMYGGMEGEAGGTVGADDLPAPSLNCNMWASVQPYPRYSMQTVEAMSYQPFPAHFNSTVSVPSVVPHHSPSMQHPHPAPPDLVTFTTQRVLPPTPSSASSSPSVPAPCDTAHSSLFHRKPGSPLRSQRDFAGYLTHSPTSTREPTYQYQTGLCSVGPHWTDS